The region CTTCATGTTGTCCATGTCGTAGCCGAAGGCCCACAGCCGAAGGTCCTCGCTGCCGGCCCGAAGATACCGGGTGACGACCGCTGCCGGCTCGCGCCCGCCCTTGCCGTCCGTGACGCTCTGGACCAGGCCGAGCCAGTGCCGGTACCCGATGCCGCCAGGATCTGATCGGATAGGTTTCACCGAGCCGTCCTCGTTCACGTAGTGAGGCGAGAGTGGATGCCGCCAGGGACCGTCATAATTGACGCCGTGGTTCTTGGTCAGATACGTCTGCACGAACTGCAACCCCTCCAGTCCGCACAGGTCACACGTGTCCGCATTTCTTGAAGCCGAGAAAAGGAGTCGAATGCGACGAGGCATGGCCCAAAACGCCTGCGCCGGGTGTGCATCGTCGGGGGTCGTCTTCTGGTCCTTCTCACTGGTTCGAGTTCGCTGGAGCCAGGGGAAACGGTCTTCCGGCGAACCCTTCTCAGGGTTTCCGGTCCACGACAGGAAGGCCCTGGACTCCAACGTGTTCAGCCAACAAGTCGCCCACAGTGAATCCCCCTGGACCAAGGTCGTAAGGAACCGTGGCCCGCGCATGCCCGCTCGATGGCCCCGGCCGCCCGACGACGCGTTGACTTGAAGCGTCAGCAAGGCGCTTGCTGCGCAGGCTGGACAAAGCCGGCCGACTCTTCCCCGTTTCACGAAGTGCCCCCCCGAAGGGACTTCGATGAGCATGTCCTCGATATTGACCAAACGCTTCGCCCGGTCGACCGGGGCCAACGCCTCGATTTCTAGACCCAGCGTCAAGTCCTGCAGGAACCGAGGTCCGTCCCCGTCCAGGTCGAAGGCGAACGAGACCGGTGCGAAGGCCTTCTTCAGGGTCGGTGGATCGGGCGGCTCTCGGCGCCGCGAACGCCACTCTCTGCCGTCCTCCGGTGCGAAGCACGTCTGCAGGAGCCCGACCAGGAACTGCGCCAGCGCCCCGTTGAAGTCCGGCCGCGGCGCGGCCAGGCCCACGAAGGGGTCCTCGGCGAAGCGATCGGTGAGCTGCCACGGCGCGATGCGCTCGACGGCGCCGCTCTGCCGGCGGGCCGGGATCCAGGCGTCTTCGATCAGGTTCATGGCTCGTCTCCTCCCAGGTACCGGAGCCCGAAGCGGGCGTCGTAGCTCACGCGGACCGTCTGGTCACGGCCGTTCAACGCGGTGCCGACGTAGCCGTCGTCCGTGCGCTTGAGGACCACGACCACGCAGTGCTCGCCGCGGTCTGGCATCGCCGCCTTCGCGGCGGCGAGGGGCGCCTCCGGCACAGCCTGTGCCTCGGCCGCGACGCGGTTCTTGCGGACCGCGAGCTGCGAGAGCTGCCAGGCGTGCCGGGGGTCACCCTGGGCCCACGGCACGAGTCGCCCATCCTCCCACTTGGCCAGGCGCACGGTGGTCGTGGGGTCCCCGAGCCGGGTGGGCGCCGAGGCGTCGTCCTGCCAGTGAGTGGCCGTGGCCGCGTAGCCGGCGTCGAGGTCGAGGCTGTTCAGCCGCCCCTGGGCCGACTTGGCGCTGGCGTTGCCCTCCGCCCGCTGTGTGCGGGCCGCGAGGCCGGTTGGGATGGCGGCCTGTGCGTCGTCGCCGTACACGGCCTCGATCATGGCGCGGGCGTCCTCGGGCATGGTGAAGCCGCCGTGCTCCCCGAGCCACCGGGCAGTGAGCCAGAGCTGGCCGTGGTTCTCATACACCCACGCGGCCCGCGGGAAGAGCCCGGAGAACCAGGCGGCGTCGGCCTCGGTGCCGGGCTCGGGCAGGAAGACGCCGAGCTCCGGCGGGGGCCGCCGGTCGCGGCCGTCATCGACCCGGTTCCCCTCGGGGTGCCGGGCGTGGCGCTTCAGGCGCCCGGCCCGCTGGATCAGGAGGTCGATGGGGGCGAGGTCAGTCACCATGCCGTCGAAGTCGAGGTCCAGGGACTGTTCCACGACCTGGGTGGCGACGAGGAGCCGCCCTCGGCGTTCGCCGGCCGCGCTCTCCGGCCCGAAGTGCCCGAGGACCTCCTTCTCCCGGGTCAGGCGGTCGCCCAGGGCGAAGCGGGCATGGAAGAGCGTCACGCGGTCCTTCCCGAGGCGCTCCGTCCACTCCTGATACGCTTCCAGGGCGTCGTCCACCGTGTTTCGCACCCAACAGGCGCAGCCGCCGGCTTCCAGCACCTGGCCCAGCGCCGCCGCGACGTCGTCCCGGGAGTGGAGCGGCCGCACGGCCACGCGCCGGCGGAGACTCTCCCTTGCCTCGGTCGGGACCTCGCGCAACCCCTCCACCGTGAGCTGCGTCACCAGGGGATAGGCCGTTTCCACGGGGCTCGCGTCTTGGACGTTCAGGCTCTGCCCGAAGGCCCCCACGAGCTCGGCGCGCATCTTGGCCGGGAGCGTGGCGGAGAGCAGGATCGCGCTGCCGCCCAGGGCCGCGTGGAAGCGGAGCAGCGTGCAGAGAAGCCGGTGGACGTACGCGTCGCAGGCGTGCACCTCGTCCACGATCAGCACCTTCCGGCACAGGCCGAAGAGCCGCATGGACTGATGGCGCGCCGCGAGGACCGCGAGCAGGGCCTGGTCGATGGTGCCCACCCCCACGTGGGCGAGGAGCGCCTTTTTCCGGCCGTCGGCGAGCCAGTCGGCGCACTGCCGCGAGGCGGTGTCCTCGCCCCGCGCGGGGCCGTCCTCGGCGCGGTTCCGGTCTTCCAGGGCCAGTGCCAGCCGGGCGGCGCTGTGGGCGAGGACGAGGGAAGGCGAAGAGCCCTCGGCGAACAGCCGCCGGAACATCGGCTCGACCCGGCGGTGCATGGCGTTGGCCGTCGCCATCGTCGGGAGCGCGAGGTAGACGCCGTCCGCCGCCCCTTGCGCCATGAGCCGGTGGGCCAGGGCCAGGGCCGCCTCGGTCTTGCCGCCGCCGGTTAGCTCCTCGACCACGAAGAGCTGCGGGTAGTCCGAGAGCTCGATCTCCTCCGCCAGCCGCTGCAGCGGGGTGAGCGAGTCGAAGCCGGGGAACAGGGACCGCGCGCCGCCCCAAGCCGAGGCAGGCGCCGCGACCAGGCCGCTCTCGGCGACGGCCGTCCGGGCCTGGGGCAGTGCGTGGTCCCGCCAGTAGGTCTCGAGGGGAATGGGGTCGCTCCGGTATGGGAACCAGGCCTCGTTGGAGCCGATCCAGTCGGCGGCCACCGCGAGGCCGGCCGGGAGCCACGACACCCGCGGAAACGCCCGGGAGAACCGCCGGTAGTCGGTCAGGTCGAAGGGCGCGCCCCCCGGCAACAAGCGACCCGTCACCGCCTCCAGGAAGGCGGTCGCGTCCACCGCCACGGAGTCGGGGAAGTGATGGGATACTGGTCTCCGCGACAGGTCCAGCCGTGGCGGGCGGCCGTGGTGCCCGGTGGTAGCCGCGAGCCACGGCGTGAGGAGCTCCCGCAGGTCCTCGGGGTCGATTCCGGCCGCCGCGCTCCCGGCCAGGGTGCCCATGGGCCGCGGGTTCAAGCTCCGCTCCGTGAGGAAGCGAAAGCCGAGGGTGTCGTGCCGCTCGTCGTAGCCGGCGCGGCTCTCCCGGCCCTGCAGGCTGCAGAGGAGGTCGGGGCGCAGGTTCTGGAACCCGTCGCCGAACTTCCCCACGTCGTGGCCCGCCAGAAGAGTCACGAGCCAGCGCCGCAGCTCGTCCACCCCAACCCTGAGGAAGTCGGCCACGCCGGAGACCAGGGAGGGCTGCTCCCCAAGGAGGACCTCTCCGGCCGCCGCCACGTCCAGGCAGTGGTAGACGAGCAGGTGGAACCCGCCCCCTTTGTCCACGGTCCTCGCCTTGCCCCAGTACCGGAGGTACGAGCCGTAGTCGCCGCTCATCCCATCACCCCCAGCTCCCGCAGCCGAAAGAAGCACCGGGCGCACGCCCGCACGTCGGCCAGGGCGGTGTGGGCGCCCTCGATACCCTTGCCGAAGAGCTTGCGGTGGAGTTGCTCGAGGGTGGGCCACTTGAAGCGGCCCCGCGCGCCGGGGATGCGGCAGTAGGCCGTTGCTTCCTGCATGGTGCAGTGGGCGGGCTTTTGGAAGAGGGCCTGCTCGATGTCGGGCCGGGCATGGCCCACGCGGTGGAGTTCGGCGGCGAGGCCGTTTCGGTCGAAGTCCAGGTTGTGGGCGACGAGCGCAACGGAGTCGGCTTCGCCGTCGAGCGCAGCCAGAAACCGGCCCAGGGCGTCGGCAAGGGGCAGGCCTTCGGTCCTCGCCTGCTCCGTGGTGATCCCGTGCACCCGGACCGCATCGGCCGGGATGGCAAACCCCTCGGGGCGGATCAGGTGCTCTTCTGCTGCCGCTTCCCGGCCGTCGTCCCCGACCACCGCCCAGGCGAGCTGGACCACGCGCGGCCAGTTGCGGGCGTTGGTGTAGGGCGCCCGGCGGTCGAGGGGAAAGCCGGTGGTCTCCGTGTCGAAGATCAGGAATCGGCTCATGCGGTCTCCCGCGGGGCGTCGTTCGGGCGACGCCTCTTCCACACTTCGTACTTCTCTTTCCACTCCCCCATCGCCACGAACACCGGCCCCGGGCCCTCGTCGGGCCAGCGCCACCAGCCGCCGGCCTGGCCGGCGAGCCAGGCCAGGGCGTCGGCGTCGAGCTCCCAGCCTTTGGGTGGGCCGAAACTGCGGCCTTGGTCGGGCGGGGCAAGGCCGGCCCGGCGGCGCTCGACCCAGGTCCAGAGGTCGAACTCGAGCCCGACAAGCCACCCCGCGCACCATAGGTCTTCCGAGAGCTGCTCCATGAATACGCGCAGGGCGCGTGCGGCCTCCACCTTCATGGCACCCTCCTGGGAAGTGCATCCGCGAGGCTCGGGCGTGTGGGGCGCGTCCGACCGGTGGGACGCGTGCGCTCGGCCGAGCCGGGGCTTCCCCGCTGGGTCTCCGGCCCTCGTCGCCCAGGATACGCCCCCACCCCTGTCATCTGGTGTCACAGGTCCCGGCTTTTTCGCTCTTGCCATACAAGGCCGAGAGCCGGCGGGCTTCTTCGGCCACCTGGGCACGGAGCTCTTCGGGTTCCAGGACCTCGACGTCGGCGCCGAAGGACAGGACCTTGAGCTTGATCTCCCGCAGGTCGGCCACGGGCAGCGAGAGGTCGAGGGATCCGTCGGGCCGGGGGGAGAGCTCCTGGGTCTCGTGCCAGACCTGCTCCCGGACCCAGCGGGCCCGGAAGGGGGTGAAGCGAAGCCGGACCTGCCGGTGCTCGGCCCCCTGGAAGAGGCCGAAGGCCTCGTCCACCCGGACCGCCCACTCCTCGGGCGGCCGGGAGGCGAAGCTCTCGTCCTCGACCCGCACCTCGTCCATGCGGGAGAGGTAGAATTTGCGCCAGTCCTCTTGGTGACGGCAGTAGGCGGTGAGGACCCAGCTCCCCTGGTAGTGCTGGAGGTGGTGGGGCTCGACGTCGCGGCGGGTGGGCTGGTCGTGCTGGGGCGAGAGGTAGGTGATGGCGAGGACCCGGCGGTGGAGCAGGGCCTCGAGGATGGCTCGGAAGGTGGGCTCGGGGGCCGGGGAGTGGCCCGGCCAGGCGGCGGAGAGGTTCCGATCGAGGCGCTCGCCAAGGCCGGCTGCGGGGAGGTCGGGGGCGCCCAGGGCGAGGAGGAGCTTGTCGGCGAGGGAGCCGACGGCCTCGGCGACGAACCCGCCCCCGGCGCCGGCAACCAGGCGCCGGGCAAGGAGCACCGCCAGGAGCTCCTCCTGGCTCGCCCGGATTTCCGGGAGGGCGAAGGTCTCGTCGGCGTAGCGGTAGCCCTTGCGGGAGGGGTCGTACTCCAGGGGTGCGCCGAGCCGGTCGCGCAGGAACTCGACTGCCCGGTAGGCGGTTCGGTTCGAGAGCTCGAACCGTTCGGCCAGGGTGCGGGCGTTGGGGTACCGGTACCGACGGACTTCGTGGTCGAACCAGTAGTAGCGCTCCAAGGCGAGGGGGTGCTCCACGGCGTGCCTCCCGAACGGGGTGCCGGCGCGGAGGGCAGGAGGAAGCCGGACCTGCCGCCGGGGGACCGGCCGAAGGCTGCAACCGCGTCAGGCTACCACGGCGCCCGGGGTCGGCGCTTCACTCGAAGGAGTGAATTTGCCCGACTCTAGCCGCCTTCCACCTTGCCGCGCCCCGACTTGACCTGCGCATGCCGTTTCTTGGCCTGGAGCCGGCGCTCCTGGGAGGCGCGGGTGGCACGGGTGGGGACGCGGCGCTTCTTCTTGCGGTTGCGGCGGGCGAGCGCCTCCACCAGCCGCTCCAGGGCCGCTGCCCGGTTGTCGGCCTGGGAGCGGCGCTCGGTGGCGGTGACCACGATGCCGGTGGGCAGGTGCCGGATGCGCACCCCGGTCTCCCGGCGGTTGCGGTGCTGGCCCCCGGGGCCCGAGGCCCGGAAGAACTCGACCTCCAGATCTTCCTCGCGCAGCGCCTCGCTCATCCCTTCACCCGATAGCCCTTCTCCCCGAGGAGCGGCCGCAGGCGCTCCCGGTGGTCTCCCTGGAGCTCGGCTTGTGCCTGCTTCACCGTTGCGCCGGTGCCGCAGAGGATCTTGAGCTCCTTGGCGAGGGCGGCGAGGGCTTCTTTCGAGAGGCCTTCCGCAGCGAGCACGGTGACGGATTTGCCCGCGCGCTTCTCGAGGCGCAGGCGGATGACGGGCTTTCCTGCGGGGGCGGGCGCAGGGGCGGCGGCGGAGCACCGGCAGCGGTCCTCCGGGTGGCCGCAGCGGGGACAGTCGCGCACCAGGGACCAGCCCAGGCCGCCGGTGCGGCGAGAGCGCGGCGGGGGGGTCATGGGAGGACGGCTCCGTGTCCTTCGTCCGGCGCCCACAGGACCCGGGCGGGGGCGCCGTCGCCCGCCTCGACGCGGAGGGGAAGGCAGTAGAGGGTTCCGCGCCCGCGGGGTGCGCCCTCCAGGCGCAGATTCTCCACGATGACCGCCCCCGCGCCGAGGAGGGCCCGGTGGGCGGGGAGCTCCCGGGAGGCGACCGGGTCGACGCTGGGG is a window of Thermodesulfobacteriota bacterium DNA encoding:
- the casA gene encoding type I-E CRISPR-associated protein Cse1/CasA; translated protein: MNLIEDAWIPARRQSGAVERIAPWQLTDRFAEDPFVGLAAPRPDFNGALAQFLVGLLQTCFAPEDGREWRSRRREPPDPPTLKKAFAPVSFAFDLDGDGPRFLQDLTLGLEIEALAPVDRAKRLVNIEDMLIEVPSGGHFVKRGRVGRLCPACAASALLTLQVNASSGGRGHRAGMRGPRFLTTLVQGDSLWATCWLNTLESRAFLSWTGNPEKGSPEDRFPWLQRTRTSEKDQKTTPDDAHPAQAFWAMPRRIRLLFSASRNADTCDLCGLEGLQFVQTYLTKNHGVNYDGPWRHPLSPHYVNEDGSVKPIRSDPGGIGYRHWLGLVQSVTDGKGGREPAAVVTRYLRAGSEDLRLWAFGYDMDNMKARCWHDSTMPLFACPEDIREDFAFRAASLVRGADVAAFETRSHVRKALFKPGSDVKGDLSFVSGRLWQETEPAFFGALPRIREVLQTGGDVVPEVEAWHRLLVRTAERIFDDLSQTGAFEAADPKRIALAWRDLQKVLRGKKLRETLGLPLKAAAKAAPKKRKEG
- the cas3 gene encoding CRISPR-associated helicase Cas3', which translates into the protein MSGDYGSYLRYWGKARTVDKGGGFHLLVYHCLDVAAAGEVLLGEQPSLVSGVADFLRVGVDELRRWLVTLLAGHDVGKFGDGFQNLRPDLLCSLQGRESRAGYDERHDTLGFRFLTERSLNPRPMGTLAGSAAAGIDPEDLRELLTPWLAATTGHHGRPPRLDLSRRPVSHHFPDSVAVDATAFLEAVTGRLLPGGAPFDLTDYRRFSRAFPRVSWLPAGLAVAADWIGSNEAWFPYRSDPIPLETYWRDHALPQARTAVAESGLVAAPASAWGGARSLFPGFDSLTPLQRLAEEIELSDYPQLFVVEELTGGGKTEAALALAHRLMAQGAADGVYLALPTMATANAMHRRVEPMFRRLFAEGSSPSLVLAHSAARLALALEDRNRAEDGPARGEDTASRQCADWLADGRKKALLAHVGVGTIDQALLAVLAARHQSMRLFGLCRKVLIVDEVHACDAYVHRLLCTLLRFHAALGGSAILLSATLPAKMRAELVGAFGQSLNVQDASPVETAYPLVTQLTVEGLREVPTEARESLRRRVAVRPLHSRDDVAAALGQVLEAGGCACWVRNTVDDALEAYQEWTERLGKDRVTLFHARFALGDRLTREKEVLGHFGPESAAGERRGRLLVATQVVEQSLDLDFDGMVTDLAPIDLLIQRAGRLKRHARHPEGNRVDDGRDRRPPPELGVFLPEPGTEADAAWFSGLFPRAAWVYENHGQLWLTARWLGEHGGFTMPEDARAMIEAVYGDDAQAAIPTGLAARTQRAEGNASAKSAQGRLNSLDLDAGYAATATHWQDDASAPTRLGDPTTTVRLAKWEDGRLVPWAQGDPRHAWQLSQLAVRKNRVAAEAQAVPEAPLAAAKAAMPDRGEHCVVVVLKRTDDGYVGTALNGRDQTVRVSYDARFGLRYLGGDEP
- a CDS encoding 3'-5' exonuclease — translated: MSRFLIFDTETTGFPLDRRAPYTNARNWPRVVQLAWAVVGDDGREAAAEEHLIRPEGFAIPADAVRVHGITTEQARTEGLPLADALGRFLAALDGEADSVALVAHNLDFDRNGLAAELHRVGHARPDIEQALFQKPAHCTMQEATAYCRIPGARGRFKWPTLEQLHRKLFGKGIEGAHTALADVRACARCFFRLRELGVMG
- a CDS encoding WYL domain-containing transcriptional regulator, whose protein sequence is MEHPLALERYYWFDHEVRRYRYPNARTLAERFELSNRTAYRAVEFLRDRLGAPLEYDPSRKGYRYADETFALPEIRASQEELLAVLLARRLVAGAGGGFVAEAVGSLADKLLLALGAPDLPAAGLGERLDRNLSAAWPGHSPAPEPTFRAILEALLHRRVLAITYLSPQHDQPTRRDVEPHHLQHYQGSWVLTAYCRHQEDWRKFYLSRMDEVRVEDESFASRPPEEWAVRVDEAFGLFQGAEHRQVRLRFTPFRARWVREQVWHETQELSPRPDGSLDLSLPVADLREIKLKVLSFGADVEVLEPEELRAQVAEEARRLSALYGKSEKAGTCDTR
- a CDS encoding peptide chain release factor-like protein, producing MSEALREEDLEVEFFRASGPGGQHRNRRETGVRIRHLPTGIVVTATERRSQADNRAAALERLVEALARRNRKKKRRVPTRATRASQERRLQAKKRHAQVKSGRGKVEGG
- a CDS encoding stress response translation initiation inhibitor YciH — encoded protein: MTPPPRSRRTGGLGWSLVRDCPRCGHPEDRCRCSAAAPAPAPAGKPVIRLRLEKRAGKSVTVLAAEGLSKEALAALAKELKILCGTGATVKQAQAELQGDHRERLRPLLGEKGYRVKG